In Pungitius pungitius chromosome 2, fPunPun2.1, whole genome shotgun sequence, a single window of DNA contains:
- the LOC119210326 gene encoding moesin-like isoform X1 — MTPQRQGYFKQLSEEVYRLQIKKTQMSTSPPTSCDWMLLVEQKNINVRVTTMDAELEFAILPSTTGKQLFDQIVKTIGLRETWFFGLQYQDSKGFSTWLKLNKRVTAQDVKRDNPLLIKFRAKFYPEDVADELIQEATQRLFFLQVKECILNDDIYCPPETAVLLASYAVQVKQGDYRKDSHVSGYLAREKLLPQRVLEQHKLNKNQWEDRIQVWHQEHKGLLREDAMVEYLKIAQDLEMYGVNYFNIKNKKGSELWLGVDALGLNIYDKKDKMTPKIGFPWSEIRNISFNDKKFLIKPIDKKAPDFVFYVPRLRINKRILALCMGNHDLYMRRRKPDTIEVQQMKAQAREEKNKRQIERALLESEKKKRENAEKETEKIARETMELMERLRQIEEQTKRAQDELEEQTRRALDLEKERTIALEEAERLDKDRRAAVEAKAALLHQSETQIKSQESLATELAELTSKISQLEDAKKKKDEEADRWQERATVVEADLERTKEELKTKLMGVHIQDSVHPPMHEHDETDESSAEASAELTSPDMVRDRSEEERVTEAQKNHRLQKKLKFLSTELAGAVDESKKTPNDLIHAENVKAGRDKYKTLRQIRRGNTKQRIDEFESM; from the exons ATGACTCCGCAACGACAAGGCTACTTCAAGCAACTCTCCGAAGAAGTTTATCGGctacagattaaaaaaacacaaatgtcaacT TCCCCACCAACCTCTTGTGATTGGATGCTCCTGGTTGAACAGAAGAAT ATAAATGTCCGCGTTACAACCATGGATGCTGAGCTGGAGTTTGCCATCCTGCCCAGCACAACGGGGAAACAGCTTTTTGACCAG ATAGTGAAGACGATCGGGCTGAGGGAGACCTGGTTCTTTGGCCTCCAGTATCAGGACAGCAAAGGTTTCTCCACCTGGCTCAAGCTGAACAAGAGG GTGACAGCTCAAGATGTGAAGAGAGACAACCCTTTGTTGATTAAGTTCAGGGCCAAGTTTTACCCGGAGGATGTCGCGGATGAACTGATCCAGGAGGCAACACAACGCCTCTTCTTTCTGCAG GTGAAAGAATGCATCCTAAATGATGACATCTACTGTCCACCTGAGACTGCGGTGCTCTTGGCCTCGTATGCGGTTCAGGTCAAACAAGGAGACTACAGGAAAGACTCTCACGTATCGGGATACCTCGCTagagagaagctgctgcctCAGAG GGTTTTGGAGCAGCACAAGCTGAATAAAAATCAGTGGGAGGATAGAATCCAGGTGTGGCATCAAGAGCACAAGGGATTGCTGAG AGAAGATGCCATGGTGGAGTACCTCAAGATAGCCCAGGATCTGGAGATGTACGGGGTCAACTACTTTAACATCAAGAACAAGAAAGGATCGGAGCTGTGGTTGGGAGTGGACGCACTGGGGCTGAACATCTATGACAAGAAGGACAA GATGACCCCGAAAATTGGCTTCCCCTGGAGTGAGATCAGAAACATTTCCTTCAACGACAAGAAGTTTCTCATCAAACCAATAGACAAGAAAGCTCCG GACTTTGTTTTCTACGTACCCCGTCTTCGCATCAACAAGCGTATCCTGGCATTGTGTATGGGGAATCACGACCTGTACATGCGCAGACGTAAACCCGACACCATCGAGGTGCAGCAGATGAAGGCCCAGGccagggaggagaagaacaagagGCAAATTGAGAG GGCTCTGCTcgagagtgagaaaaaaaagcgagaAAATGCCGAGAAGGAAACAGAGAAGATTGCTCGTGAGACCATGGAGCTGATGGAGAGATTGAGACAGATTGAAGAGCAGACAAAGAGAGCTCAAGATG agctggaggagcagactCGCAGGGCTCTCGACTTAGAAAAGGAGAGGACAATTGCGCTGGAGGAGGCTGAGCGCCTGGACAAGGACCGCAGGGCTGCAGTGGAAGCTAAAGCAGCCCTGCTGCACCAGTCTGAAACTCAGATCAAGAGCCAGGAGAGTCTG gCCACTGAGCTGGCAGAGCTTACCTCTAAGATCTCCCAGCTGGAAGACgccaagaagaaaaaggacGAGGAGGCGGATAGATGGCAGGAAAGG GCAACGGTGGTGGAAGCTGATTTGGAGCGAACCAAAGAGGAGCTGAAAACTAAACTCATGGGTGTCCACATCCAAGACTCGGTCCACCCTCCTATGCACGAGCACGACGAGACGGATGAGAGCAGTGCCGAGGCGAGCGCTGAGCTGACTTCTCCAGACATGGTCCGAGACCGCAGTGAAGAGGAAAGAGTCACCGAGGCCCAGAAGAACCACCGGCTGCAGAAAAAACTCAAG TTCCTGAGCACTGAGCTGGCTGGAGCTGTAGACGAGAGCAAGAAGACCCCCAATGACCTGATCCACGCTGAGAATGTGAAGGCGGGCCGTGACAAATACAAGACCCTTCGCCAGATTCGTCGGGGCAACACCAAACAACGCATTGACGAATTTGAGTCCATGTGA
- the LOC119210326 gene encoding moesin-like isoform X2, protein MTPQRQGYFKQLSEEVYRLQIKKTQMSTINVRVTTMDAELEFAILPSTTGKQLFDQIVKTIGLRETWFFGLQYQDSKGFSTWLKLNKRVTAQDVKRDNPLLIKFRAKFYPEDVADELIQEATQRLFFLQVKECILNDDIYCPPETAVLLASYAVQVKQGDYRKDSHVSGYLAREKLLPQRVLEQHKLNKNQWEDRIQVWHQEHKGLLREDAMVEYLKIAQDLEMYGVNYFNIKNKKGSELWLGVDALGLNIYDKKDKMTPKIGFPWSEIRNISFNDKKFLIKPIDKKAPDFVFYVPRLRINKRILALCMGNHDLYMRRRKPDTIEVQQMKAQAREEKNKRQIERALLESEKKKRENAEKETEKIARETMELMERLRQIEEQTKRAQDELEEQTRRALDLEKERTIALEEAERLDKDRRAAVEAKAALLHQSETQIKSQESLATELAELTSKISQLEDAKKKKDEEADRWQERATVVEADLERTKEELKTKLMGVHIQDSVHPPMHEHDETDESSAEASAELTSPDMVRDRSEEERVTEAQKNHRLQKKLKFLSTELAGAVDESKKTPNDLIHAENVKAGRDKYKTLRQIRRGNTKQRIDEFESM, encoded by the exons ATGACTCCGCAACGACAAGGCTACTTCAAGCAACTCTCCGAAGAAGTTTATCGGctacagattaaaaaaacacaaatgtcaacT ATAAATGTCCGCGTTACAACCATGGATGCTGAGCTGGAGTTTGCCATCCTGCCCAGCACAACGGGGAAACAGCTTTTTGACCAG ATAGTGAAGACGATCGGGCTGAGGGAGACCTGGTTCTTTGGCCTCCAGTATCAGGACAGCAAAGGTTTCTCCACCTGGCTCAAGCTGAACAAGAGG GTGACAGCTCAAGATGTGAAGAGAGACAACCCTTTGTTGATTAAGTTCAGGGCCAAGTTTTACCCGGAGGATGTCGCGGATGAACTGATCCAGGAGGCAACACAACGCCTCTTCTTTCTGCAG GTGAAAGAATGCATCCTAAATGATGACATCTACTGTCCACCTGAGACTGCGGTGCTCTTGGCCTCGTATGCGGTTCAGGTCAAACAAGGAGACTACAGGAAAGACTCTCACGTATCGGGATACCTCGCTagagagaagctgctgcctCAGAG GGTTTTGGAGCAGCACAAGCTGAATAAAAATCAGTGGGAGGATAGAATCCAGGTGTGGCATCAAGAGCACAAGGGATTGCTGAG AGAAGATGCCATGGTGGAGTACCTCAAGATAGCCCAGGATCTGGAGATGTACGGGGTCAACTACTTTAACATCAAGAACAAGAAAGGATCGGAGCTGTGGTTGGGAGTGGACGCACTGGGGCTGAACATCTATGACAAGAAGGACAA GATGACCCCGAAAATTGGCTTCCCCTGGAGTGAGATCAGAAACATTTCCTTCAACGACAAGAAGTTTCTCATCAAACCAATAGACAAGAAAGCTCCG GACTTTGTTTTCTACGTACCCCGTCTTCGCATCAACAAGCGTATCCTGGCATTGTGTATGGGGAATCACGACCTGTACATGCGCAGACGTAAACCCGACACCATCGAGGTGCAGCAGATGAAGGCCCAGGccagggaggagaagaacaagagGCAAATTGAGAG GGCTCTGCTcgagagtgagaaaaaaaagcgagaAAATGCCGAGAAGGAAACAGAGAAGATTGCTCGTGAGACCATGGAGCTGATGGAGAGATTGAGACAGATTGAAGAGCAGACAAAGAGAGCTCAAGATG agctggaggagcagactCGCAGGGCTCTCGACTTAGAAAAGGAGAGGACAATTGCGCTGGAGGAGGCTGAGCGCCTGGACAAGGACCGCAGGGCTGCAGTGGAAGCTAAAGCAGCCCTGCTGCACCAGTCTGAAACTCAGATCAAGAGCCAGGAGAGTCTG gCCACTGAGCTGGCAGAGCTTACCTCTAAGATCTCCCAGCTGGAAGACgccaagaagaaaaaggacGAGGAGGCGGATAGATGGCAGGAAAGG GCAACGGTGGTGGAAGCTGATTTGGAGCGAACCAAAGAGGAGCTGAAAACTAAACTCATGGGTGTCCACATCCAAGACTCGGTCCACCCTCCTATGCACGAGCACGACGAGACGGATGAGAGCAGTGCCGAGGCGAGCGCTGAGCTGACTTCTCCAGACATGGTCCGAGACCGCAGTGAAGAGGAAAGAGTCACCGAGGCCCAGAAGAACCACCGGCTGCAGAAAAAACTCAAG TTCCTGAGCACTGAGCTGGCTGGAGCTGTAGACGAGAGCAAGAAGACCCCCAATGACCTGATCCACGCTGAGAATGTGAAGGCGGGCCGTGACAAATACAAGACCCTTCGCCAGATTCGTCGGGGCAACACCAAACAACGCATTGACGAATTTGAGTCCATGTGA
- the LOC119210326 gene encoding moesin-like isoform X4: MLLVEQKNINVRVTTMDAELEFAILPSTTGKQLFDQIVKTIGLRETWFFGLQYQDSKGFSTWLKLNKRVTAQDVKRDNPLLIKFRAKFYPEDVADELIQEATQRLFFLQVKECILNDDIYCPPETAVLLASYAVQVKQGDYRKDSHVSGYLAREKLLPQRVLEQHKLNKNQWEDRIQVWHQEHKGLLREDAMVEYLKIAQDLEMYGVNYFNIKNKKGSELWLGVDALGLNIYDKKDKMTPKIGFPWSEIRNISFNDKKFLIKPIDKKAPDFVFYVPRLRINKRILALCMGNHDLYMRRRKPDTIEVQQMKAQAREEKNKRQIERALLESEKKKRENAEKETEKIARETMELMERLRQIEEQTKRAQDELEEQTRRALDLEKERTIALEEAERLDKDRRAAVEAKAALLHQSETQIKSQESLATELAELTSKISQLEDAKKKKDEEADRWQERATVVEADLERTKEELKTKLMGVHIQDSVHPPMHEHDETDESSAEASAELTSPDMVRDRSEEERVTEAQKNHRLQKKLKFLSTELAGAVDESKKTPNDLIHAENVKAGRDKYKTLRQIRRGNTKQRIDEFESM; this comes from the exons ATGCTCCTGGTTGAACAGAAGAAT ATAAATGTCCGCGTTACAACCATGGATGCTGAGCTGGAGTTTGCCATCCTGCCCAGCACAACGGGGAAACAGCTTTTTGACCAG ATAGTGAAGACGATCGGGCTGAGGGAGACCTGGTTCTTTGGCCTCCAGTATCAGGACAGCAAAGGTTTCTCCACCTGGCTCAAGCTGAACAAGAGG GTGACAGCTCAAGATGTGAAGAGAGACAACCCTTTGTTGATTAAGTTCAGGGCCAAGTTTTACCCGGAGGATGTCGCGGATGAACTGATCCAGGAGGCAACACAACGCCTCTTCTTTCTGCAG GTGAAAGAATGCATCCTAAATGATGACATCTACTGTCCACCTGAGACTGCGGTGCTCTTGGCCTCGTATGCGGTTCAGGTCAAACAAGGAGACTACAGGAAAGACTCTCACGTATCGGGATACCTCGCTagagagaagctgctgcctCAGAG GGTTTTGGAGCAGCACAAGCTGAATAAAAATCAGTGGGAGGATAGAATCCAGGTGTGGCATCAAGAGCACAAGGGATTGCTGAG AGAAGATGCCATGGTGGAGTACCTCAAGATAGCCCAGGATCTGGAGATGTACGGGGTCAACTACTTTAACATCAAGAACAAGAAAGGATCGGAGCTGTGGTTGGGAGTGGACGCACTGGGGCTGAACATCTATGACAAGAAGGACAA GATGACCCCGAAAATTGGCTTCCCCTGGAGTGAGATCAGAAACATTTCCTTCAACGACAAGAAGTTTCTCATCAAACCAATAGACAAGAAAGCTCCG GACTTTGTTTTCTACGTACCCCGTCTTCGCATCAACAAGCGTATCCTGGCATTGTGTATGGGGAATCACGACCTGTACATGCGCAGACGTAAACCCGACACCATCGAGGTGCAGCAGATGAAGGCCCAGGccagggaggagaagaacaagagGCAAATTGAGAG GGCTCTGCTcgagagtgagaaaaaaaagcgagaAAATGCCGAGAAGGAAACAGAGAAGATTGCTCGTGAGACCATGGAGCTGATGGAGAGATTGAGACAGATTGAAGAGCAGACAAAGAGAGCTCAAGATG agctggaggagcagactCGCAGGGCTCTCGACTTAGAAAAGGAGAGGACAATTGCGCTGGAGGAGGCTGAGCGCCTGGACAAGGACCGCAGGGCTGCAGTGGAAGCTAAAGCAGCCCTGCTGCACCAGTCTGAAACTCAGATCAAGAGCCAGGAGAGTCTG gCCACTGAGCTGGCAGAGCTTACCTCTAAGATCTCCCAGCTGGAAGACgccaagaagaaaaaggacGAGGAGGCGGATAGATGGCAGGAAAGG GCAACGGTGGTGGAAGCTGATTTGGAGCGAACCAAAGAGGAGCTGAAAACTAAACTCATGGGTGTCCACATCCAAGACTCGGTCCACCCTCCTATGCACGAGCACGACGAGACGGATGAGAGCAGTGCCGAGGCGAGCGCTGAGCTGACTTCTCCAGACATGGTCCGAGACCGCAGTGAAGAGGAAAGAGTCACCGAGGCCCAGAAGAACCACCGGCTGCAGAAAAAACTCAAG TTCCTGAGCACTGAGCTGGCTGGAGCTGTAGACGAGAGCAAGAAGACCCCCAATGACCTGATCCACGCTGAGAATGTGAAGGCGGGCCGTGACAAATACAAGACCCTTCGCCAGATTCGTCGGGGCAACACCAAACAACGCATTGACGAATTTGAGTCCATGTGA
- the LOC119210326 gene encoding moesin-like isoform X3 yields the protein MRIRDLFPPVAQCECFLWQINVRVTTMDAELEFAILPSTTGKQLFDQIVKTIGLRETWFFGLQYQDSKGFSTWLKLNKRVTAQDVKRDNPLLIKFRAKFYPEDVADELIQEATQRLFFLQVKECILNDDIYCPPETAVLLASYAVQVKQGDYRKDSHVSGYLAREKLLPQRVLEQHKLNKNQWEDRIQVWHQEHKGLLREDAMVEYLKIAQDLEMYGVNYFNIKNKKGSELWLGVDALGLNIYDKKDKMTPKIGFPWSEIRNISFNDKKFLIKPIDKKAPDFVFYVPRLRINKRILALCMGNHDLYMRRRKPDTIEVQQMKAQAREEKNKRQIERALLESEKKKRENAEKETEKIARETMELMERLRQIEEQTKRAQDELEEQTRRALDLEKERTIALEEAERLDKDRRAAVEAKAALLHQSETQIKSQESLATELAELTSKISQLEDAKKKKDEEADRWQERATVVEADLERTKEELKTKLMGVHIQDSVHPPMHEHDETDESSAEASAELTSPDMVRDRSEEERVTEAQKNHRLQKKLKFLSTELAGAVDESKKTPNDLIHAENVKAGRDKYKTLRQIRRGNTKQRIDEFESM from the exons ATGCGCATCAGGGATCTTTTTCCTCCTGTGGCTCAGTGTGAGTGTTTTCTCTGGCAGATAAATGTCCGCGTTACAACCATGGATGCTGAGCTGGAGTTTGCCATCCTGCCCAGCACAACGGGGAAACAGCTTTTTGACCAG ATAGTGAAGACGATCGGGCTGAGGGAGACCTGGTTCTTTGGCCTCCAGTATCAGGACAGCAAAGGTTTCTCCACCTGGCTCAAGCTGAACAAGAGG GTGACAGCTCAAGATGTGAAGAGAGACAACCCTTTGTTGATTAAGTTCAGGGCCAAGTTTTACCCGGAGGATGTCGCGGATGAACTGATCCAGGAGGCAACACAACGCCTCTTCTTTCTGCAG GTGAAAGAATGCATCCTAAATGATGACATCTACTGTCCACCTGAGACTGCGGTGCTCTTGGCCTCGTATGCGGTTCAGGTCAAACAAGGAGACTACAGGAAAGACTCTCACGTATCGGGATACCTCGCTagagagaagctgctgcctCAGAG GGTTTTGGAGCAGCACAAGCTGAATAAAAATCAGTGGGAGGATAGAATCCAGGTGTGGCATCAAGAGCACAAGGGATTGCTGAG AGAAGATGCCATGGTGGAGTACCTCAAGATAGCCCAGGATCTGGAGATGTACGGGGTCAACTACTTTAACATCAAGAACAAGAAAGGATCGGAGCTGTGGTTGGGAGTGGACGCACTGGGGCTGAACATCTATGACAAGAAGGACAA GATGACCCCGAAAATTGGCTTCCCCTGGAGTGAGATCAGAAACATTTCCTTCAACGACAAGAAGTTTCTCATCAAACCAATAGACAAGAAAGCTCCG GACTTTGTTTTCTACGTACCCCGTCTTCGCATCAACAAGCGTATCCTGGCATTGTGTATGGGGAATCACGACCTGTACATGCGCAGACGTAAACCCGACACCATCGAGGTGCAGCAGATGAAGGCCCAGGccagggaggagaagaacaagagGCAAATTGAGAG GGCTCTGCTcgagagtgagaaaaaaaagcgagaAAATGCCGAGAAGGAAACAGAGAAGATTGCTCGTGAGACCATGGAGCTGATGGAGAGATTGAGACAGATTGAAGAGCAGACAAAGAGAGCTCAAGATG agctggaggagcagactCGCAGGGCTCTCGACTTAGAAAAGGAGAGGACAATTGCGCTGGAGGAGGCTGAGCGCCTGGACAAGGACCGCAGGGCTGCAGTGGAAGCTAAAGCAGCCCTGCTGCACCAGTCTGAAACTCAGATCAAGAGCCAGGAGAGTCTG gCCACTGAGCTGGCAGAGCTTACCTCTAAGATCTCCCAGCTGGAAGACgccaagaagaaaaaggacGAGGAGGCGGATAGATGGCAGGAAAGG GCAACGGTGGTGGAAGCTGATTTGGAGCGAACCAAAGAGGAGCTGAAAACTAAACTCATGGGTGTCCACATCCAAGACTCGGTCCACCCTCCTATGCACGAGCACGACGAGACGGATGAGAGCAGTGCCGAGGCGAGCGCTGAGCTGACTTCTCCAGACATGGTCCGAGACCGCAGTGAAGAGGAAAGAGTCACCGAGGCCCAGAAGAACCACCGGCTGCAGAAAAAACTCAAG TTCCTGAGCACTGAGCTGGCTGGAGCTGTAGACGAGAGCAAGAAGACCCCCAATGACCTGATCCACGCTGAGAATGTGAAGGCGGGCCGTGACAAATACAAGACCCTTCGCCAGATTCGTCGGGGCAACACCAAACAACGCATTGACGAATTTGAGTCCATGTGA